In Corynebacterium matruchotii, a single genomic region encodes these proteins:
- a CDS encoding metal ABC transporter ATP-binding protein — protein MSMTDVTVSYGATLAIEHATFTVPVGSVMGLLGPNGAGKSTIIKAGLELMDHTGTVRFFGKPLGEVRRKVAYMPQVAAVDWDYPITVEQVVTMGMYTELGWLRRANAAHRGRVMEVLDRVGIAELAKRQISELSGGQRRRVFVARILVQAPELYLLDEPFAGVDAASERVIRGVLHELRDQGATIVIVHHDLSTVAELCDHVTILNREIIATGPTSEEFTRENITKAFGLGLLE, from the coding sequence CACCGTTTCCTACGGGGCAACCCTCGCCATCGAACACGCCACCTTCACCGTGCCGGTCGGATCCGTCATGGGGCTTCTCGGCCCGAACGGTGCTGGCAAATCCACCATTATCAAAGCCGGCCTCGAACTCATGGACCACACCGGTACCGTGCGGTTTTTCGGCAAACCCCTCGGGGAGGTGCGCCGCAAGGTGGCCTACATGCCACAGGTCGCTGCTGTGGACTGGGACTATCCCATTACCGTGGAACAGGTGGTGACCATGGGCATGTACACCGAACTCGGCTGGCTGCGCCGCGCCAATGCCGCCCACCGCGGCCGGGTGATGGAAGTCCTCGACCGGGTAGGCATTGCCGAACTGGCCAAACGGCAAATCTCCGAACTGTCCGGCGGCCAGCGCCGCCGCGTGTTTGTGGCCCGCATCCTGGTGCAAGCCCCAGAACTCTACCTGCTGGATGAGCCGTTCGCCGGGGTGGATGCCGCCAGCGAACGAGTGATCCGGGGCGTGCTCCACGAGCTGCGGGACCAGGGCGCCACGATCGTCATTGTGCACCACGACCTGTCCACGGTTGCCGAACTCTGCGACCATGTGACTATCCTCAACCGGGAAATCATCGCCACCGGCCCCACCAGCGAGGAGTTCACCAGGGAAAACATCACCAAGGCCTTCGGATTGGGGCTACTGGAATGA
- a CDS encoding metal ABC transporter permease: MSFAVSVALLAAVVSLTTALPGVVLVLRRQAMLSDALSHAVLPGIAISALWASSPRDPILLVGATIGGVVVIAATEWLRARGRFTEDSATGLIFPAFFAIGVILISTRFAGSMISEHTVLVGDLNIAAMSHWIVGGYDLGPKDMWIVGGAGVVTLVVLILARRPLTIATFDPVFARTIGVRHRLLDYLVMVLSSLTVVVAFNAAGAVLVVALMIVPATTALLVTHSQGAMLTVTLLVALISSQVGFWVAYNFNTATSPTMAFVDGLIFLAVWVVVRLRSRT, translated from the coding sequence ATGAGTTTTGCGGTATCGGTGGCGTTGCTCGCGGCGGTGGTGTCGCTCACCACGGCGCTGCCCGGGGTGGTGCTGGTGTTGCGTCGACAAGCCATGTTGTCGGATGCGCTCTCGCATGCGGTGCTGCCGGGCATTGCGATTTCGGCGCTGTGGGCGAGCAGCCCGCGCGACCCAATCCTGCTGGTGGGGGCCACAATCGGCGGGGTGGTGGTGATTGCCGCCACGGAATGGCTGCGGGCCCGCGGCCGGTTTACCGAGGACTCCGCGACCGGCCTGATTTTCCCCGCGTTTTTCGCCATCGGCGTGATTTTGATCTCCACCAGGTTTGCGGGCAGCATGATTTCGGAGCACACGGTGCTGGTGGGGGATTTGAATATTGCGGCCATGTCCCACTGGATTGTGGGCGGCTACGACCTGGGCCCGAAGGACATGTGGATTGTGGGCGGTGCCGGCGTGGTCACCCTGGTGGTGCTGATTCTGGCCCGCCGGCCGTTGACTATTGCCACGTTTGACCCGGTGTTTGCCCGCACCATTGGGGTGCGGCACCGCCTGCTGGACTACCTGGTGATGGTGCTGTCCTCCCTGACTGTGGTGGTGGCGTTTAATGCGGCCGGCGCGGTGCTGGTGGTGGCGCTCATGATTGTGCCCGCCACCACGGCGTTGTTGGTCACCCACAGCCAGGGGGCGATGCTGACGGTCACGTTATTGGTGGCGCTTATTAGCTCCCAGGTGGGTTTTTGGGTCGCCTATAATTTTAATACGGCGACGTCCCCAACCATGGCGTTTGTCGACGGCCTGATCTTCCTCGCCGTGTGGGTGGTGGTCCGCCTGCGGTCCCGCACGTAG
- a CDS encoding metal ABC transporter permease: MSLIEFLSEFSYRRIVIGTMLIGACSGAMGTFLYLRRQSLMSDVIGHSATPGVMGAFLVVSLIFGGFDARSMPVIVVGALITGLIAVVLANKVADTTRIGIDATMAVVLSLFLGGGLLILQVIQRSHIRGKGGIEDLMFGNAATLTNLDVRTIAVVTFVVFLAVALLWRPITLMTFDPTLAKVSGLKTAVLSPALFGLIVLAIVIGVKAVGLILMIAFAVFPPAAARQFSRTVGRMTFLSGLFGAVASVLGTYISVTMGKVPTGPVIVLVLSGIVLVSMIVAPRRGAMHPGGGERL; the protein is encoded by the coding sequence ATGAGCCTCATCGAGTTCCTCTCCGAGTTCTCCTACCGGCGAATTGTGATCGGTACCATGCTCATCGGGGCTTGCTCCGGGGCCATGGGCACATTCCTGTATTTGCGCCGCCAATCACTCATGTCGGACGTGATCGGCCACTCCGCCACCCCAGGCGTGATGGGGGCATTCCTGGTAGTCAGCCTGATTTTCGGCGGGTTTGACGCCAGGTCCATGCCGGTGATCGTGGTGGGGGCACTCATCACCGGCCTAATAGCGGTGGTGCTGGCCAATAAGGTGGCGGACACCACCCGGATCGGGATCGACGCCACCATGGCGGTGGTCTTGTCGCTCTTCCTGGGCGGCGGCCTGCTGATCTTGCAGGTCATTCAGCGCTCCCACATTCGGGGCAAAGGCGGAATTGAGGACCTCATGTTCGGTAACGCCGCCACGCTCACAAACCTGGATGTGCGAACGATCGCCGTGGTGACGTTTGTGGTATTTCTTGCGGTCGCGCTCCTGTGGCGACCCATCACCCTCATGACCTTCGACCCGACATTAGCCAAGGTCAGTGGCCTCAAAACCGCGGTTTTATCCCCCGCACTCTTCGGGCTGATCGTGCTTGCGATCGTGATCGGGGTGAAGGCGGTGGGCCTGATCCTCATGATCGCGTTCGCCGTATTCCCGCCGGCCGCGGCCCGACAGTTTTCTCGAACTGTTGGCCGGATGACGTTTCTGTCCGGCCTCTTTGGGGCGGTGGCGTCGGTATTGGGAACCTATATATCGGTGACGATGGGCAAGGTTCCGACCGGCCCGGTTATCGTGCTAGTGCTGAGCGGGATTGTGCTGGTCTCCATGATCGTCGCACCCCGGCGCGGCGCCATGCACCCTGGCGGAGGTGAGCGTCTATGA